The genomic stretch atgcacagctctgggtgctctgTGGGCTGAGGGGCACCGAGtgcctggggacactcagggaccacggggacacacagggaccatgggggggacacagggaccaTGGGGGACCAAGGGGACATGCAGAGACCATGGGGACACATAGAGACcatggggacactcaggggcCATGgcggggacacagggaccatggggacacacagagacCACAGGGACATGCAGAGaccatggggacacacagagaccatggggacacacagagacCATAGGGaccatggggacacacagggatacacagggacacacagagaccacggggacatcagggaccacggggacactcagggacactcagggaccacggggacactcagggaccatggggacacacagggacactcagggaccatggggacactcagggacacacagggacactcagggaccACGGGGACACGCCCTGTCCCAGCCGCAGGCCCTGCCCCAGGGTTTGGCGCTGGTGTTGCAGCCTGCAGGGCCGGGCCCCGCTGCAGGGAGCAGCGCTGCAGCTGAGCGCGGCCGAGcgggcagagcagtgctgggaatatCAATCAGGGAGGCCTGGAGCGGGcggctgcacacacagccagggctttcatcccccagcagccacagcagagccagccaggggctcagccctgcgCTGGGAGGGCTCCCATCCCTCTGTACTGCAGCCAGCACGGTCAGGAGAGACTGGGGAAAGCCAGGCAGAAGGGAGAGATCAGGAGAGAGGGTGGAGAGGAGCAGACGCGGTTGTGAAAGAAGCAGGAAGATCtgggggggggaaaggaggagttGCCCAGGTCCAGGCTAGGAAAGGCCAGTGCTGGCTCCAAGGGCATCAGGCAGGGGAGAGGCTGAGGCTGcgaggagggagagggagaggagggcagggaggaagggcaAGAGGGGAACTGGGCAGTGCTGTCACCCAGCCACACGTGGGGAGCCCCAGGCaaggagcacaggctgggggagcctCCAAGGGAGAAAGGACGAGGTCCCCAGCGCTGGTGGGGCCAGGGACGGCCAGGCAGGAGAGACCCAGTGACCTCCCTGATGTGTTGGGGACAGTAAGTGCCACTGTGTCCTTGCAGACAGAGCTGTCACCTGGCCTaggctgcccaccctgctgccactgctgccactgtGTCCACCCCACTGCCGCCctccacacagcacagcctgtgcacagccctgtgccccctccccggGGGTGCACCCCTGTGCCCCCggctgtgcacagccctgtgccacctccctggggctgtgcaccccctgtgccacctcctgccgcagcccaggctgcacagtccccactgccacctccttggggacagggcttgtaccctgccctgtgccaccttCTCCTGGGGGAGGCTCCAGCTgcatcccctgcatcccctgcccGTGacacacagcctgtgcctgtgtccctgGCCCCCTTGTCACCGAGAGCACGCTCCCCTCTGTGCCGCCTGCAcagggtgctggcactgagcaTCCCCCTGTCACCTCCCACGTGTGGGGGCACGGGCTGGGCACACCCCACTGTCACCTCCCCCTGCAGCACAACCTGCACACAGCCACgctggctctggctgcacaTCCAGCCTGTACCAGGGGCTGCTCTTCTCCCATGCCTGAATCTCCTCATTTTGAGGTCCCAAATACCCCACAGTGCTCTCGCTCATCAACCCAAGTCCCCAGCACAGATGCACCAGGAGCCACCATGCCTTCCTGCCTCGCCCCTGGtgccctcagcatcctcacCAATGCTCCAGCACGGTGCACTGCCCACTCCCCACCCTGTCCTGTGCTCCCCCTGTTTCCCCAGGCACCCCAGTGATGCTCACAAGCTGCTGTGCTTTGACACAGCCACTCTTCCCAGCAGATcccgggagctgcagcccctggacaCTTCCCTCATTCCATCTCAGCCCAGCAGAGTCAAATCTGACCCAAGCCCCGTcgatcccagcagcaggagctgatccACAgtgtggaggagctgctcccagcacagcttctctctggAACTGGGGGAAAGCAGGGCAGGTCCCCCATGAACCCTCAGCTCCAtctgcagctccttgctggaTCCATTTATCAGCTCATTCCACGTGAACGACCTTGAGAAAACCCACTGACCCAGGACAGTGGGAGACTTTCCCAGACATCTGCCAGCACCTAAACCTGCAATTTATGGAGACTCTGAGCTAAATTCTCAAACAAGACGATTTCATTTCTGTCCATTACAGCTACAATattcctctcctcccctcccgcAGAGAGTAATTAATGCTGCACCGCTCCGAGCCCGCGGGCAGGTGCAGGAACCTCTGCTGAGCTCGCTCAAGTTCACACCACTCCAGCTGCCTTCCCggctgctggggggctgcaaGGACCCGGGGAAGCTCTTGGGAAAGGATCTACAATTTCCCCTCCCGGTAAAAAAGGGATGGAGCCTGGGAGCCAGGCAGAAGAAAGAGCCGCTCCCCACGCCAGCGCCTGAGTTCTCACCCCAGGTTCATCAAAGAGCTGCCGAGGAcgaggaagggagggaaactTCTCTCAGAAAGTTCCCAAAGGGAAGCAGATAGCAGGGCTGAGCCAAGCCCCCAGACTGCCCGGCCCAGCCCTGCGGGGAGCAGTTATTGAGGTGGTTGCTGGtgtctcctttcctcctctgcagccatcGCATCTCCCTGcgggtcccagccctgcctgcccaggaggcCCAGACACTTCCTGGATGGTTCAAGATAAAACCTTATGCTGTTAGCAAAACAAACGAGGAGGCTGTGAGAGCcaaggctggcacagggctcaaACCACCGAAGCCAGAACCACTGGTTTCCCCGGCTGATCTAATCTCTCCCAGCGCCAGAGCTCCTCAGGCCCAGCAGCCTGGTGAGGCCACCGGAGGCCCTGGGGAAGAGGTGAACTGgtgtgacaggagcagggatgggtgcCCCAGTCTGGAAGAAAAACCAGGAGAAACAGGAACAGGTGGCCAGGGAGGGGGGCCCTGAGATGGAATGGTGGGATGGTGGGAGAGGGGTGTTGGACTGTTCCTGCCTACCAGGGTCCATCTTTTCTCCAAACAGCTGGAGACAAGACCCCAAGCGAGTCCCATGGCATTGGCATCACCCCCATCCATCCCGCCAGGAGATCCCATTCAGGGCAGAGCCCACCCGGCTCCAGCAAGCCTTCCTGAGAGGATCTCTCCTTCCCATCACCTCCCAGGGTGGGGGAGCAGCGGGATCTGGGTGCTGCTGACACGCCAAGGCTCCATCTGCAACCGCGCGCGCCCTCATTGCAGCAGTGCGGCGCGCGGGAGCGGCGCTGCCAGCCCGCGCCACAGGGATTTGGGTCAGGCTAGCCAGGCACGGGGATCTGCTCCACCACGCTCTGGCTGTGGGACGTGGGTGTGGCTCAAGAGGATGTGGGGATCAACCAGGAGAAGCTTTGAGGGAGGATGTTGGTGTGAAGTGAAATGAAAGCTGGGCGGGCTGGGCCGTGGCTCGGACTGCATCCACATccacacaggtgtgtgtgtgtgtgtgtgagtgtgtgcagGTGTTGGGAACCCTGTCCTGGAGAGACATCTTCAGAGGGCCAGGTAGTGACTAGACATGGGACATGTCAACCTGGGGATGAAGGGTCAGCACCGTGAGGCCTCTGGACTGACCACGCTGGGCTGTGGTGGAGGGTTTGTGGAGATGGCCGGCTCACGTGAGCATCACTTCTGGCCTCCACTGGGCCTGAGTGCTCCAATGGCCAAGGACATGGAAAATATGCCTGGGAAATTGCTGGGAGAGCCTtctcaggggcagcagggaaaataaGGCACAACCGgtcaaaaatagaaaactttaTTGAAGTCAAATCCAAcagggcagctgagctcagccccatGGCAGGAGCCCAGCCTGCCACTCACTGGGGTACAAAGAGGGGGGCAGGGGTCTCATGGGGCACAGGGGGTACAGCATGGGGGAGAGTGGGTGGTCCTCACCCGTGGGGCCCCAGGAAGAAGACAAAGCCACAGGCACTcactccccctctccctccctggctggTTAAGGACAGAAGTGCCAAAGCAGAAATGTGGTGCAAGCTCCTAAGTGGCCAGACAGCCCGAGAAAGAGGGTCCTGCAAGCTCCACACTCAGCCCACGACCTCGTGGCTCAGCTCCAAGCTCCAGTGCACACCAGCGAGCAGCCAAGACCTGCCTCCGCCCTGCCCCGCACGCAGAGACCCCCCCGGCAACACCAAGAGCAGTGACCCGACCGCAGCAGAGACCTCAGTGCCCCTCTCCCCcggccccagcacagccccagccctgccacacgGGTGGGACATTCCTGTGCCACCAGGATCTGCAGACCCtctcctgcagagccacagctccaggccCGGTGCTCGTGCTACGGGAAGCGCGGATTTCACCgtgctggctgtggcagaggGCCCGAGCCTGGGGGAAGCCGGAGCCTGAGCCTGGGAAAAAGGCAGAGCTTTGCTCCTCCgcccagccccacctgcctgggcagccgCAGCTCCCTTTGAGGCGCCCTGGtgcagggatggtggcaggCTCAGCCGCACCagtggagccaggctggcaacAGTGAGGCCAGAGCCTTCCCAActgctccctggagcagggcagggctggaaccCGGCTGTGGCAGGATCAGGACCAGTCCCTCCTCCCCATGAGCCAGCCCAAacagagggagggatgggagggtGGGCATCGCCCTCCTTGGTGCTGTTAGAGTGGTCCCCAAAGGGGACACAGGTGGGTGGcattccctgcccagagccccacaTGCAGAGCCACATGCACGCAGCGCCCTTCGCGTCACCGTCACCCAGGCAGCGCCACCAGGACCCAGCCCCGGGCGCTCTGACAAGGCCTCTGACAGTTTTTGGCCTCCCTCacaccatccccatcccctccccacaccACGCCCAGGCTCTGTGGCTTGGCTCCGGGGTAGTCCAACGCCAGCCCCCTGGGCCACacatgcagggctggggaccAGTCCACGCTCACTCCCACACCTCTGTCCAGATGGCTCCCCGGTGCAGCGGGGGCGCCGCTGCCGGCCTCAGGATGAGCTCTCCTACCTGCTTGTTGGTGTATTTCTGGGGGTTGGTGCGGTAGCTGTAGTCCGAGTACTGCTCGGAGCCCGTCGAGTTGTTGTCCCCGGTGCCAACAAAGGTGTTGGTGGCCGGCAGGTCCTGCACCACTTGGTGCTTCTTGGAGGCGGAGGGTgactgaggctgcagctggatggAGGGCAGTGGCGAGTTGGAGCGGTAGTGCCGGCCCAGGTCCGGGCTGCCCGGAGGGTAGTTCAGGGGAAGGTGGATCCGGGGGCTGTCACTGACAGAGTCGTTCATGAGGTTGAACTTGAGCGATTTCTGCAGCCCCgtctcctcctcatcctccgTGGGCTTGGGTGGCTTGGGAGACTTGCTCTTCTTCACCTTGTTCTTGCTCTTCCCGCTCTTGCTGGCCTGCTTGGGTGCATACAGGTCCTTGGTCTCCTTCTTGCCTGCCTGGTAGCCGCTCTTGGCCTCGCGCTGCCGGCAGTAGCGCACCAGGACCACCAGCACGATGACCAGGGTGACAGCCACGATGCCGGCGATGACCCCGAAGAGGATGTTGCTCCGCTGCTTGCTGCGCTCGTACTCGGGGTCGCCGGCGATGTCGATGTCCAGCGGGGtgtccaggctgtgccccaCCAGCGTGTCCAGTAGCGTGCGGTTGGCCAGCGTCTCGTTGACGTAGAAGTGCACCAGAGCCGTGCCATGCCGCGAGGGCTTGCCCTTGTCGTTGACGCGCACGACCAGGCGGTGCAGGCCGTGGTGCTTGCGCAGGATCTCCTTCTCCAGAGTGATGTCACCGCTCTGCGGGGAGATCTGGAAGAGCTCGAAGGGGTTTCCTCCTGTGATGCTGTAGATCAGCTCGGCATTGATGCCTGAGTCGATGTCCTCCGCCTTGACCTTGCTCACCTGCTGGCCGGGGCTGGTGTGGGGCAGGATGTGCTTGTAGGTGGCATTGGAGGGGGAAGTGATGAAGGGGGCATTGTCATTCTCATCCAAGACGTTGATGGTCACCCCCACGTAGGCAGACCTGGGGGGATCCCCACCGTCCACCGCCTTGAGTCGGAAGGTGTaagtgctctgctgctcccgGTCGAAAGAGATGCTGGAGAGGATGGTGCCAGTGCCATTTTGGATGACAAAATCCCCGTTGTCTTGCTCCACCGACAGCTGGATCCGggcattttctcctttgtcaGCATCGATGACTGTCACCATGCCCACGGGGCTGAGGGGCGGCATGTTCTCCATCACTGAGAAGTTGTAGCCACTCAGCATGAACTTGGGGTCGTTGTCATTCCTGTCCATGACGTTGATGGCCACAGATGCTGTGCCCTgcttgctggggctgcccttaTCTTCTGCCACCACCAAGAACTCGTAGCGTTCCCGCTGCTCTCGGTCCAGCACCGCCTTCACCCGGATCTCACCAGAGTCAGGGTCAATGGTGAAGGCGCCCTTGGAGGAGGGGTCTGTCACCAGGGAATAAACCAGCTTGGCGTTGGAGCCGCTGTCAGCATCAGTGGCACTCACCTCCATGACCAGCTCGTCGGGCTCGTTGTTCTCAGGGAAGGCCACCTCAGTGAAGCTCTGGCTGAAGACAGGGGCATTGTCATTGACATCCATCACCTGCACCTTCAAGGAGTTGGTGCTGGAGAGGGGTGGGTTCCCTGAGTCCACAGCCACAATCTCAATCGTGTACTCCTTCACCGACTCGTAGTCCAGCGGCGTGGTGGTctgcaggaaatatttcttcttgctGTCACTCCCTGTCTCACTGGCCTGGcgcagctggaatgggacatCACCGGCCACCACGCAGGTCACCACAGCGTTTTCACCCTCATCTCGGTCGGACACCTGCACCAGAGCCACTGCTGTCTCTACTGGCACGTCCTCCGAGATGTTGGCCATGCCATCCTGGTGGGTGACCAACCCTATGCCCCGGATCTCTATGGAGGGTGCGTTATCATTCATGTCTTTGATGGTGACCACCACCTGCGTGCGGGCGCTCTTGGGGTTGGCGCCCTTGTCCTTGGCCATGACGGAGAACTTGAGGGTGCCGATGTCCTCGCGGTCGATGGGGCCCTGCACGGTGATGAGCCCCGTGGCGCGGTCCAGGCGCAGCAGCCGCCGCACCATGTCCGAGGCCTGGTGGAAGGAGTAGTCGATCTCGGCGTTGGCGCCCTGGTCCGAATCGTTGGCTTTCACCTGGGGGGCAGAGGGACAAGCGGTGAGCAGGACAAGGGCACGGCGGAGCGAGCCCCTCCGCAAACCGCTGTGGCCTTCCCTGAGGACAGCCGGGGGGAAAAACCAGGATTTCCTCTTCTGGGGCCAAGCACTGTGGGGCAAAGAGCCTGGGACcggcagagcagctgggagccaCCCTCGGGCACGGAGGCTCTGCCTCGTTATTCCGGAGAAACCGGCTGGGCCGGTTGGCTGCGCTCCCCTCCCAGCCGGCTCCGGCATGCAGG from Camarhynchus parvulus chromosome 13, STF_HiC, whole genome shotgun sequence encodes the following:
- the PCDH1 gene encoding protocadherin-1 isoform X1, which produces METPRDQRAGARHGAQRRHHPTPLQCRMNPLASCLGLWLLCQLPALASGTRAVYKVQEEQPPNTLIGSLASDYGLPDMGHLYKLEVGAPYLRVDGKTGDIYTTETSIDRESLRECQHLLPGEPCFLEFEVSITNLNANSSPRLLEGQIEVLDINDNTPNFASPVLTLSIPENTNVGTLFPIPLAMDRDSGPNGVASYELMAGPEAQELFGLQVAEDQDEKQPQLIVMGNLDREQWDSYDLTIKVQDGGNPPRASSALLRITILDMNDNAPKFEKALYEAELSENSPVGHSVLQVKANDSDQGANAEIDYSFHQASDMVRRLLRLDRATGLITVQGPIDREDIGTLKFSVMAKDKGANPKSARTQVVVTIKDMNDNAPSIEIRGIGLVTHQDGMANISEDVPVETAVALVQVSDRDEGENAVVTCVVAGDVPFQLRQASETGSDSKKKYFLQTTTPLDYESVKEYTIEIVAVDSGNPPLSSTNSLKVQVMDVNDNAPVFSQSFTEVAFPENNEPDELVMEVSATDADSGSNAKLVYSLVTDPSSKGAFTIDPDSGEIRVKAVLDREQRERYEFLVVAEDKGSPSKQGTASVAINVMDRNDNDPKFMLSGYNFSVMENMPPLSPVGMVTVIDADKGENARIQLSVEQDNGDFVIQNGTGTILSSISFDREQQSTYTFRLKAVDGGDPPRSAYVGVTINVLDENDNAPFITSPSNATYKHILPHTSPGQQVSKVKAEDIDSGINAELIYSITGGNPFELFQISPQSGDITLEKEILRKHHGLHRLVVRVNDKGKPSRHGTALVHFYVNETLANRTLLDTLVGHSLDTPLDIDIAGDPEYERSKQRSNILFGVIAGIVAVTLVIVLVVLVRYCRQREAKSGYQAGKKETKDLYAPKQASKSGKSKNKVKKSKSPKPPKPTEDEEETGLQKSLKFNLMNDSVSDSPRIHLPLNYPPGSPDLGRHYRSNSPLPSIQLQPQSPSASKKHQVVQDLPATNTFVGTGDNNSTGSEQYSDYSYRTNPQKYTNKQLPHRRVTFSAASQAQDLQDPSQHSYYDSGLEESETPSSKSSSGPRIGPLALPEDHYERTTPDGSIGEMEHPENDLRPLPDVAMTGTCTRECTEFGHSDTCWMPGQSSPSRRPKNALKLSTFVPYQDRGSQEQVGNGSPRLSEERSTKMANLRLLPTYSAFSNSSHEPCKDSPMEEIPLTQTSDFQPATTPSAQTTKREIYL
- the PCDH1 gene encoding protocadherin-1 isoform X3; this translates as METPRDQRAGARHGAQRRHHPTPLQCRMNPLASCLGLWLLCQLPALASGTRAVYKVQEEQPPNTLIGSLASDYGLPDMGHLYKLEVGAPYLRVDGKTGDIYTTETSIDRESLRECQHLLPGEPCFLEFEVSITNLNANSSPRLLEGQIEVLDINDNTPNFASPVLTLSIPENTNVGTLFPIPLAMDRDSGPNGVASYELMAGPEAQELFGLQVAEDQDEKQPQLIVMGNLDREQWDSYDLTIKVQDGGNPPRASSALLRITILDMNDNAPKFEKALYEAELSENSPVGHSVLQVKANDSDQGANAEIDYSFHQASDMVRRLLRLDRATGLITVQGPIDREDIGTLKFSVMAKDKGANPKSARTQVVVTIKDMNDNAPSIEIRGIGLVTHQDGMANISEDVPVETAVALVQVSDRDEGENAVVTCVVAGDVPFQLRQASETGSDSKKKYFLQTTTPLDYESVKEYTIEIVAVDSGNPPLSSTNSLKVQVMDVNDNAPVFSQSFTEVAFPENNEPDELVMEVSATDADSGSNAKLVYSLVTDPSSKGAFTIDPDSGEIRVKAVLDREQRERYEFLVVAEDKGSPSKQGTASVAINVMDRNDNDPKFMLSGYNFSVMENMPPLSPVGMVTVIDADKGENARIQLSVEQDNGDFVIQNGTGTILSSISFDREQQSTYTFRLKAVDGGDPPRSAYVGVTINVLDENDNAPFITSPSNATYKHILPHTSPGQQVSKVKAEDIDSGINAELIYSITGGNPFELFQISPQSGDITLEKEILRKHHGLHRLVVRVNDKGKPSRHGTALVHFYVNETLANRTLLDTLVGHSLDTPLDIDIAGDPEYERSKQRSNILFGVIAGIVAVTLVIVLVVLVRYCRQREAKSGYQAGKKETKDLYAPKQASKSGKSKNKVKKSKSPKPPKPTEDEEETGLQKSLKFNLMNDSVSDSPRIHLPLNYPPGSPDLGRHYRSNSPLPSIQLQPQSPSASKKHQVVQDLPATNTFVGTGDNNSTGSEQYSDYSYRTNPQKYTNKQLPHRRVTFSAASQAQDLQDPSQHSYYDSGLEESETPSSKSSSGPRIGPLALPEDHYERTTPDGSIGEMEHPENESPERSRL
- the PCDH1 gene encoding protocadherin-1 isoform X2: MNPLASCLGLWLLCQLPALASGTRAVYKVQEEQPPNTLIGSLASDYGLPDMGHLYKLEVGAPYLRVDGKTGDIYTTETSIDRESLRECQHLLPGEPCFLEFEVSITNLNANSSPRLLEGQIEVLDINDNTPNFASPVLTLSIPENTNVGTLFPIPLAMDRDSGPNGVASYELMAGPEAQELFGLQVAEDQDEKQPQLIVMGNLDREQWDSYDLTIKVQDGGNPPRASSALLRITILDMNDNAPKFEKALYEAELSENSPVGHSVLQVKANDSDQGANAEIDYSFHQASDMVRRLLRLDRATGLITVQGPIDREDIGTLKFSVMAKDKGANPKSARTQVVVTIKDMNDNAPSIEIRGIGLVTHQDGMANISEDVPVETAVALVQVSDRDEGENAVVTCVVAGDVPFQLRQASETGSDSKKKYFLQTTTPLDYESVKEYTIEIVAVDSGNPPLSSTNSLKVQVMDVNDNAPVFSQSFTEVAFPENNEPDELVMEVSATDADSGSNAKLVYSLVTDPSSKGAFTIDPDSGEIRVKAVLDREQRERYEFLVVAEDKGSPSKQGTASVAINVMDRNDNDPKFMLSGYNFSVMENMPPLSPVGMVTVIDADKGENARIQLSVEQDNGDFVIQNGTGTILSSISFDREQQSTYTFRLKAVDGGDPPRSAYVGVTINVLDENDNAPFITSPSNATYKHILPHTSPGQQVSKVKAEDIDSGINAELIYSITGGNPFELFQISPQSGDITLEKEILRKHHGLHRLVVRVNDKGKPSRHGTALVHFYVNETLANRTLLDTLVGHSLDTPLDIDIAGDPEYERSKQRSNILFGVIAGIVAVTLVIVLVVLVRYCRQREAKSGYQAGKKETKDLYAPKQASKSGKSKNKVKKSKSPKPPKPTEDEEETGLQKSLKFNLMNDSVSDSPRIHLPLNYPPGSPDLGRHYRSNSPLPSIQLQPQSPSASKKHQVVQDLPATNTFVGTGDNNSTGSEQYSDYSYRTNPQKYTNKQLPHRRVTFSAASQAQDLQDPSQHSYYDSGLEESETPSSKSSSGPRIGPLALPEDHYERTTPDGSIGEMEHPENDLRPLPDVAMTGTCTRECTEFGHSDTCWMPGQSSPSRRPKNALKLSTFVPYQDRGSQEQVGNGSPRLSEERSTKMANLRLLPTYSAFSNSSHEPCKDSPMEEIPLTQTSDFQPATTPSAQTTKREIYL